Proteins encoded by one window of Danaus plexippus chromosome Z, MEX_DaPlex, whole genome shotgun sequence:
- the LOC116777440 gene encoding multidrug resistance protein homolog 49-like, with amino-acid sequence MTDNCCVRCVQDQKSVPSLLTKNEVQLESNVSYFQIFRYATWCELLATIIGVIAGLLSGGGVCYNLVQFGELSTSFVERTAYQETCSSYLPVTSLFGGGRRLCNATYEENMNALVEDGESMAIGMFISIGISLILCMASVGLISWSAMRQITRIRLLFLEAVMRQDMAWFDTDSEFNLASKMSENMMKLKEGMGDKLSVVSNLVGTAIICLCQAFPMGWELTLACVTVVPFSIAASVILSNYQTKSSIREMESYSQAGKQAEEVLKSVRTIVAFGGENKEVDRYCKLLEPAERYGRKRGLYTGLGTGFNWVLTYSLNAIGLTYGTRLVLHDFDKPTDEKKYLVGVVFSILFSVYMATQSITFCVPHAEVFANARGAAASIFKLLDRVPTIDALDKGGVSPRRVIGEITLEDVYFSYPSRPNVKVLQGFSLHIKAGECVALVGSSGCGKSTILQLLQRLYEPHLGTVKLDGKNIKNLNLSWLRSSLGVVGQEPVLFRGTIFDNIAIGCPEATREDVQRVAEMAYAHDFITHLPHSYDTVIGERGASLSGGQKQRIAIARSLLREPAVLLLDEATSALDPHSERQVQAALDRASEGRTTLMVSHRLSTIVNADRIICMDQGAIVEQGTHEELMKTKGFYYKLVTSGNENKEPDVIETLPEEENDAAEDGELTISNPISRVEVKRRSTRRIARHHSVKRDSHDWMTPRGSISSVMSTGLQSFIYNSDFDDEDEKDDEDEVKPVSDWQLMKLNGPEWPYIVVGSIAAFVQGSCFPVFALIFGYTSGIFILPDRNDIIYYADFYSGMFLVVAAIAGISMFLQSTTFTHAGLRMTSRLRQQYFSALLKQEIGFFDKESNTVGAMCARLSGDAAEVQGATGLRIGLILQGCSSVVVGFIMAIIYNWKLTLVGTAFLPLMVGSIWLEGIISQKSQADERAAMESATAIATEAVISIKTVQSLGVEHTFLKRFHEALIESCAAISKKSRWRGLVLGLGVYVPFMSYCSATVYGAVLVAYEGLEYKVVMLVNEALMYGAYMLGQSLVYAPSFNSAKACGARILSIINREPRVKTEPGVKDRKDWVATGNFSIKDVEFSYPTRPHQRILKGIDLKVEAGKTIALVGSSGCGKSTILQLMQRFYDPDTGNFELDGRDTRMCLTLPRLRRQLGVVQQEPILFDRTIAENIAYGDNNRKISTHEIIAAAKAANIHSFIVSLPKGYDTNLGSSGAQLSGGQKQRVCIARALIRSPRLLLLDEATSALDANSERVVAEALEKAAKGRTCVTIAHRLSTIKDADLICVLDKGKIVEKGTHTELVNAKGYYWKMCKGQNMA; translated from the exons ATGACTGATAATTGTTGTGTAAGATGCGTGCAAGATCAAAAATCCGTTCCTAGCTTATTAAC GAAAAATGAGGTCCAGCTTGAGTCTAATGTATCGTATTTTCAAATC ttCCGCTACGCTACTTGGTGTGAACTATTGGCTACAATTATCGGAGTGATCGCTGGTTTGTTAAGCGGCGGAGGAGTATGCTACAATCTGGTACAGTTTGGAGAGCTCAGCACATCCTTTGTAGAGAGAACAGCTTACCAAGAGACATGTTCAAGCTATCTGCCAGTAACATCGCTGTTCGGTGGCGGAAGACGATT ATGCAACGCGACTTACGAAGAAAACATGAACGCTCTCGTCGAGGACGGCGAATCCATGGCCATTGGCATGTTTATAAGCATTGGCATTTCTCTAATCCTCTGTATGGCATCGGTCGGTCTGATAAGCTGGAGTGCCATGCGACAG ATAACCAGAATCCGTTTACTGTTTCTGGAGGCGGTAATGCGTCAGGATATGGCTTGGTTCGACACAGATTCCGAATTTAACTTAGCGTCGAAAATGTCTGA GAATATGATGAAATTAAAGGAAGGCATGGGTGACAAGTTAAGCGTTGTGTCCAACTTGGTGGGCACCGCTATCATTTGTCTATGTCAAGCGTTCCCGATGGGCTGGGAGCTAACGCTGGCCTGCGTTACCGTCGTGCCATTCTCTATAGCAGCCTCCgttatattatcaaat TATCAAACAAAGTCTTCCATTCGTGAAATGGAATCCTACAGTCAAGCTGGGAAACAGGCCGAAGAAGTTCTGAAATCCGTTAGAACTATTGTTGCATTTGGAGGAGAAAATAAAGAAGTTGACAG GTATTGCAAGCTGTTAGAACCCGCAGAACGTTATGGCCGCAAGAGAGGTCTGTACACCGGCCTGGGAACAGGGTTTAATTGGGTGCTGACATATTCTCTTAACGCAATCGGTCTCACCTATGGCACTAGACTTGTGCTTCATGATTTCGACAAACCCACcgatgaaaagaaatatctcGTCGGCGTCGTGTTCAGT ATACTTTTCAGTGTGTACATGGCAACTCAATCCATAACATTTTGTGTACCCCATGCTGAAGTGTTCGCTAACGCGCGCGGTGCTGCGGCTAGCATATTCAAGCTCCTGGACAGAGTTCCCACCATTGATGCGCTGGATAAAGGAGGAGTGTCTCCACGTAGAGTTATAGGCGAGATAACATTAGAAGACGTCTACTTCAGTTATCCATCTAGACCAAATGTTAAG GTATTGCAAGGATTCTCTTTGCATATTAAAGCCGGTGAATGTGTCGCTCTCGTGGGATCCTCTGGATGCGGGAAATCCACAATTTTACAGCTCTTGCAGCGGCTTTACGAACCCCATCTTGGGACTGTAAAGCTCGATggcaaaaatatcaaaaatttaaatcttagttGGCTCCGATCATCGCTTG GTGTAGTTGGACAGGAACCAGTTTTGTTCAGGGGAACAATTTTCGACAACATAGCTATAGGTTGTCCTGAAGCTACAAGAGAGGATGTACAGAGGGTTGCCGAAATGGCCTATGCCCACGATTTTATTACCCATCTACCACAT AGTTACGACACGGTGATAGGCGAAAGAGGTGCTTCTCTGTCAGGAGGTCAAAAACAGAGAATCGCTATCGCCCGTTCTTTACTTCGTGAACCAGCGGTGCTTCTACTTGATGAAGCTACCTCAGCACTTGATCCTCACTCCGAAAGACAGGTACAAGCTGCCTTGGACCGAGCAAGTGAAGGAAGAACTACACTCATGGTTTCACATCG TTTATCAACAATAGTTAACGCTGATCGTATTATTTGTATGGACCAAGGCGCGATCGTCGAACAAGGGACCCATGAAGAACTCATGAAGACTAAAG GTTTTTATTACAAGCTTGTAACCTCTGGCAACGAAAACAAAGAACCAGACGTAATCGAAACCTTGCCTGAAGAAGAGAACGATGCGGCAGAAGATGGAGAACTGACCATTTCGAATCCAATATCTCGAGTTGAGGTTAAACGACGGTCTACTCGGAGAATAGCTAGACATCATTCTGTTAAAAGAG ATTCCCACGATTGGATGACACCTAGGGGTTCCATTTCTTCGGTGATGTCGACAGGTTTGCAAAGTTTCATATACAACAGCGACTTTGATGACGAAGACGAAAAGGATGACGAGGAT GAGGTTAAACCTGTAAGCGATTGGCAattgatgaaattaaatgGTCCAGAATGGCCCTATATTGTCGTAGGATCGATAGCCGCGTTTGTACAGGGTTCCTGTTTTCCAGTTTTCGCTCTTATTTTCGGCTATACGTCCGGT atattcATTTTACCAGACCGCAACGATATAATTTACTACGCTGATTTTTATTCTGGTATGTTCCTCGTGGTAGCTGCAATAGCTGGGATATCTATGTTCCTCCAAAGCACAACCTTCACTCACGCAGGACTAAGAATGACTAGTAGACTAAGACAGCAATACTTTTCGGCACTACTTAAACaa GAAATTGGTTTCTTTGACAAAGAATCGAATACGGTGGGAGCTATGTGTGCACGGCTGAGTGGTGATGCAGCAGAGGTTCAAGGAGCGACAGGATTGAGGATAGGCCTCATCCTTCAGGGCTGCAGCTCAGTTGTAGTTGGCTTCATTATGGCCATCATCTATAATTGGAAGCTCACCCTAGTTGGCACAGCCTTCCTACCACTA ATGGTAGGTAGTATATGGTTGGAAGGTATAATTTCACAAAAGTCACAGGCTGATGAGCGCGCTGCTATGGAATCGGCTACTGCAATTGCAACTGAAGCAGTCATAAGCATCAAGACCGTGCAAAGCTTGG GCGTCGAACACACGTTTCTAAAGAGGTTCCACGAAGCTTTAATAGAATCGTGTGCAGCTATTTCGAAAAAATCCAGATGGCGAGGGCTGGTACTAGGTCTGGGTGTGTACGTGCCTTTTATGTCGTACTGCAGTGCCACAGTGTATGGCGCTGTTCTAGTAGCATACGAAGGATTAGAATACAAAGTTGTTATGct TGTAAACGAAGCGCTTATGTATGGAGCATACATGTTAGGTCAGTCATTAGTTTACGCACCAAGTTTCAACTCGGCCAAAGCTTGCGGTGCgagaattttatctataatcaATAGAGAACCCAGAGTTAAAACTGAACCTGGAGTTAAGGATAGAAAGGATtgg gtAGCTACAGGTAATTTCAGCATTAAAGACGTTGAATTTAGCTATCCCACACGACCTCACCAAAGAATACTCAAGGGCATAGATTTAAAGGTTGAAGCAGGAAAAACTATAGCACTAGTCGGTTCCTCAGGATGTGGCAAATCCACCATATTACAACTCATGCAAAGATTCTATGATCCTGATACTGGCAACTTT GAATTGGACGGGCGGGACACACGCATGTGCCTCACCTTGCCGAGACTCCGACGACAACTGGGCGTTGTTCAACAAGAGCCGATACTTTTCGACAGGACCATAGCCGAAAACATAGCATACGGCGACAACAACCGTAAAATAAGCACCCACGAAATCATAGCTGCAGCTAAAGCAGCTAATATACACAGCTTCATAGTATCATTACCCAAA GGTTATGATACCAACTTGGGTTCAAGCGGTGCCCAACTATCAGGAGGGCAGAAACAACGCGTTTGCATCGCAAGGGCACTCATCAGATCACCGCGTCTGTTGCTATTGGATGAAGCAACTTCAGCTTTGGATGCTAACAGTGAAAGA GTGGTGGCAGAAGCTTTAGAAAAAGCTGCCAAGGGTCGAACCTGCGTCACTATAGCACATCGCCTCTCTACTATCAAAGATGCAGATTTAATTTGCGTGTTAGATAAAG GCAAAATCGTCGAAAAGGGTACGCACACAGAATTAGTCAATGCAAAAGGCTATTATTGGAAAATGTGTAAGGGTCAGAACATGGCGTAA
- the LOC116777441 gene encoding NADH dehydrogenase [ubiquinone] 1 beta subcomplex subunit 7-like yields the protein MGNLMGTLKTLHLDLRSNDKPTFDAKKGFGYTRAQRKMIAKDDDLISARIPPKFRDYCAHLLLDYQVCRYKNVPLMYKCHKERHSYLNCEHDDYVIRMQEFERERRLRERELRLKSDKK from the coding sequence ATGGGTAATTTAATGGGAActcttaaaacattacatttggATCTCAGGAGTAACGACAAGCCAACCTTTGATGCTAAGAAAGGTTTTGGTTACACCCGAGCCCAAAGAAAAATGATCGCTAAGGACGACGATTTAATATCCGCTCGTATTCCTCCTAAGTTCAGAGACTATTGCGCTCATCTCTTGTTGGACTATCAAGTTTGTCGCTACAAGAACGTACCGTTAATGTATAAATGCCATAAGGAGAGACATTCCTATTTGAACTGCGAACATGATGATTATGTCATAAGAATGCAGGAATTCGAGAGGGAAAGGAGATTGAGAGAACGAGAGTTGCGTCTaaaaagtgataaaaaataa